The genomic stretch GTCCGTGTCCGATCCGACGGCCCCGGGCGACGAGGGTTTTGCCCCGGGGGTACAAATagcgcctcctcccccgccgcgccgcctccgcgctcTATTCTCTCTCCTTGCGACGCCGCCGTTGGGAGCCCTGCCCTGACCCCGGGAGAGCCCCCAACCCTTATCAAACCCTAAACCAGAAAACTATCCCCCAAAAAAATCCGCAAAAAAAccagaaaaaaaatcaccacctgatcggagatggcggcgcaggggcaggcggcggcggcggcggtgtcggcggctgctgcggctggATCTGCGTCCGagtccggcggcggctccccggccgcctcggccgcggcggcggcggcgttcccgGCGACCTCACTGTACGTGGGCGACCTGCACGAGAGCGTGCAGGACGCGCAGCTCTTCGACGTCTTCAGCCAGGTCGGCGGCGTCGTCTCCGTCCGCGTCTGCAGGGACATCAACTCCCGCAAGTCGCTAGGCTACGCCTACGTCAACTACAACAACCCGGCTGACGGTGAGCCCCCCGTACTCCTCCCCGTGTTTCCGATCTGTCGGTTAGGGTCCCGGTACAGCCGGTTGCGATCGGCTCcgcgctagggtttggggaagCCGCCGGATTTGGCGGCGGTTAGGGTTTAGACGCCCAATCCCCGATCGGTTGGCTCGATTCGGCTAGGTTTTGATGCATTGTAGTTATCTAGCCCTATTGCACGGTCGCAATCATGGTTTCCTCTAACATGTTGCTTGTTTTGATGCGTTGCTGTGATTGCAACATGTTTTATCGGTTGGGAAATTTGGGTACCCCGTTACTGAATGTTGGCTGATTTCCTCTTTGGCCAAGTTAGGTTCTGATGGTTGATTTCATAGGAGTAAAAAAATGTTTCTTGGTTGCTTATTCTATTTATTGCTGTTATGTCTTTATCAATATGCTAGGGTTTCCTTATAAGGTGCGCTGCTGTTCTGTGGTGCAATGTTTGTGGATTTGTACTGCAACCCTTGGTCACTTAATGTATGTTATATGTTGGCTTCAAAAGAGTATCTTTTGATTACTGGCAGCAGATCTTTAGGATTGTTGCTTTGTTTGATGTGTTGGCTGTGATTGCAACATGTTTTGTCTGTGGTGAATTTTGGTTTCTTCATACTGTTTATCTTGAAGTTTTCCTCAACAAGGAGCTTGGGTGCCCCACCAAAATCACTTATTACCTGAGCCTCTATATCTTGTGAGATAACTTGATGCGTGCCTATGTATGTTTAAAGGAGATGGTTTTCTTTCCTGTGAAAGTTCTTACCATGCTGTTCATGTGAAGGTAATGGGAATTGCCTTGCCTTTCTTTCCCTGTTCTGGGAGATGTTGTTGGCTAAGTTGTGCCTGGTGGCTAATGGATATCAGTCACTTAAAAAGGTTTCTTTTATTGCTTATATAGGGATATTTGTGTTGTTGCATCTTCATTCAATATATATGCTGGTTTTCTTGCAAGATGTGCTATCTGTTGCACAATGTTTGTTCGTCTGTACTTCATCCCTTGATTTACCTCAAAAGTTTGTTATGGGCTGCCAAACGAACTCTTTTAATTACCCCCAAAATGTAATTTTGAAAACTTATTGCGTGCGACCTTGCCATGCGTGTGCTGTCCTGTAGATTTCCGTATAAATTCTTGAAGTGTGGCACATCATTAGGGGTTGCATGCTTTCTGACTCACTTAATTTGCATCTGgtactcttgtgaagcatactTATCTTCTTTATGGTTTTGTACTGATTAAAAATCTATTGCAGCTGCACGGGCCCTTGAACTGCTTAACTTCACTCCTATCAATGGAAAGCCTATCAGGATCATGTATTCTAACCGTGACCCCAGCTCGCGCAAAAGTGGTGCAGGAAATATATTTATTAAGGTGTGTACCAAATTTCCGTGCCTCTTTTATGCTCCTATCAGTTCTTATAATGGGTTTTATCTCTCCTGTACCTTTATTTGCTTGGTTTAGCAGATGGTTTGCTGCTAAATTCCTATGCGATGTCGACTTTCCAGTTATGAATCCTGACCTTCTGTTCTATTTTGCAGAATCTTGATAAGTCAATAGACAACAAAGCTTTGTATGACACGTTCTGTGCATTTGGGAACATTCTTTCATGTAAAATTGCTACAGATCCTTCGGGAGAATCAAGGGGCTATGGCTTTGTTCAGTTTGAGCGGGATGAATCTGCTCAGTCTGCTATTGATAAGCTCAATGGGATGCTTATCAATGACAAGAAAGTGTATGTTGGACCATTTGTCCGCAAGCAGGACAGGGAGAATGTCTCAAGCAATGTCAAGTTCAGCAATGTTTATGTGAAGAATCTGTCCGAGACTGTAACTGATGATGAGTTGAAGGAAATGTTTGGAAAGTATGGAACCATAACTAGTGCTGTTGTTATGAGGGACAGTGATGGGAAATCCAGGTGTTTTGGATTTGTCAATTTTGAAAATGCAGATGATGCTGCTCAGGCTGTTCAAGAGTTGAACGGCAAGGTATTCAATGACAAGGAACTGTATGTTGGAAGAGCACAGAAGAAGTCAGAAAGAGAGATGGAGTTGAAGGAGAAATTTGAAAAGAATATTCAAGAAGTTGCTGAGAAGTTCCAAAACACTAACCTGTACCTGAAAAACTTAGAAGACAATGTTGATGATGAGAAGTTGCGTGAACTGTTTGCTGAGTATGGCACTATTACTTCCTGCAAGGTCTGTTTAACTGGCTAATTCGCTAATAATATGCTTCTTAGGTTTGGTTGCTGACAGGAACTATGTTGTAGGTTATGCGGGATGCGAATGGTGTCAGCAGAGGGTCAGGGTTTGTTGCTTTCAAATCTGCTGAAGATGCTAACCGAGCTGTAAGCTTTGTTTGTGTCCATATATTTTGCAATTCTGATTTGATTTGACAAATTGATAAATCATTTTCTTGTCTTTAACTGTGTACAGCTCACGGAAATGAATGGCAAAATGGTTGGAACCAAGCCCCTTTATGTAGCTCTTGCACAGAGAAAAGAAGACAGGAAGGCAAAGCTACAGGTAAATATCCGACTATCTGAGGTTAAGCTTGCTGCACGGTAATGTTGCATCTGTGCTTTTTTGTATGCTCTTTCACAACACAGAATCTCTTGGTTGTTTTCCTCGCATAGTTGATGAACAAGTCTAGCGAATATGCCTATAAGATATGCATCACCGTATATTGTATTTCACATGTTAATGCACATGCTTGTTTATGATTAAAAAATGTTACTTTTGTATTTACTTAAATTCTTATGAGATCGCTCGGCTAGAAATTTACAGCGTATTTTATTTTGCAAATGTCAAACTTTGACCAACACTTGATCAAATTATGATATATTTGTTGAGCAAAATTTATACAGCTAGATTGATATTTCAAATTGCTATCACCCAATGTATATATCAGTATAAATCAATGGTCAAAGTCTAGCTTTTGAGACCAAGCCAAAATAAAATATACCTTCTGTTCTTGAGCAGAGAACTGTGCATTCTGATAAAATTGGGATAATAGTTAAGACTTATAATGGTTACTGCATACTTTTTGGTTGCTCAACATATTTGGCTTTTTTATTCTTGTTTATGGGTTGATTAGTTTTATGCAAGCGGGAAAGCAAGTGATGTATAATAGCTTTGTGGCATCAGAATTACTAAAATCCTTTTGAATCTGTACACTTTTTAAATGTCAATTCAATTCCAACTGTTTTGGCAAAATTGCTGTGACTCGCATGATCGTTTTGTGCTGTTTTATGTTCAGTGTTCAGTTAATATGTGTTTGCTAGTGTTAATGTAATGTACTTTTGATCCTCATAATATTTGCTCTGTTGCAATCTGCTATGTAAGTTCAGTACTAATTTACTTATCATTTGCAGGCACAGTTTTCACAAATGCGTCCTGTTGCCATGGCACCCTCTGTAGGTCCTCGCATGCCCATGTTTCCACCTGGTGTTCCTGGAGTTGGTCAGCAGCTGTTTTATGGTCAGCCACCTCCAGCCTTTATCAACCCTCAGGTATTATGTTGTTCACTTTTatgatgtatatatatgctGCTTGGTGTATATGATAATTTATCTTTATTGACATGAAATCTTGTGTAGTGTGTGTACAAAAGAAATGCTGATATAACCTCCTCATGGTTTCCATTTCTTCTATTAAAAGCCTTAAAGATTAAGAAGAAATTAGCTGCTTAGTGTTTGCTCCATGAATTAGCTTAGCTGCCCCGCCCCCTCCCTAATGTTTGCATCCTAGCTCCATCCCATTCTTGACATACACTTGCTTGTTGGCTTCTTTGTTGTGAAAGTTTGATGAATACAAATGAAAATTCATTGTGAATAATTCTTTATTGATAGtttatatctttttttttttacgtgATGAACATGAACCCATCTGTTTTTTCTTAATATTTGTGGAACTGATAAGTGTTGTGATGTTTTGTTAGGCTGGGTTTGCCTTCCAGCAACCTCTGATGCCTGGGATGAGGCCTGGCGGTCCAATGCCAAACTTTATGATGCCGATGGTTCAGCAAGGACAGCAACCACAACGTCCTGCTGGTAGgcgtgctggtgctggtggaaTGCAGCAACCCATGCCAATGGGTGGTCAGCAACAGGTATGCTGTATTGCTCAAATGCATTATTCAGTTTCATTCGTCTTTTGGAGAAACAGGTGGTAGAGTTCGTCTTTTGGAGGAACTGGCCTGACTTTTCTGTATTATGCAGATGTTCCCTAGAGGTGGGCGTGGCTACCGCTATCCCACAGGACGTGGAATGCCTGATCCTGGCATGCATGGTGTTGGGGCTGTGATGCCATCTCCATATGAGATGGGTGGGATGCCAATTAGAGATGCTGGTGTGTCACAACCTGTTCCAATTGGGGCCCTTGCCACTGCTCTTGCTAACGCACCACCGGATCAGCAGAGGCTGGTATGATATCGAGCCTGCGATTTGTTGGTTGGACTTTTTTGTTAATGAAGGGCTGATGGTGACTTTGTAATGTTTGTTGTAGATGCTTGGTGAGAACCTGTATCCTCTAGTTGACCAGCTGGAGCATGAGCAGGCTGCCAAGGTGACTGGCATGCTTTTGGAGATGGATCAGACAGAGGTCCTGCACCTGCTGGAGTCCCCAGATGCT from Setaria italica strain Yugu1 chromosome II, Setaria_italica_v2.0, whole genome shotgun sequence encodes the following:
- the LOC101772489 gene encoding polyadenylate-binding protein 8 → MAAQGQAAAAAVSAAAAAGSASESGGGSPAASAAAAAAFPATSLYVGDLHESVQDAQLFDVFSQVGGVVSVRVCRDINSRKSLGYAYVNYNNPADAARALELLNFTPINGKPIRIMYSNRDPSSRKSGAGNIFIKNLDKSIDNKALYDTFCAFGNILSCKIATDPSGESRGYGFVQFERDESAQSAIDKLNGMLINDKKVYVGPFVRKQDRENVSSNVKFSNVYVKNLSETVTDDELKEMFGKYGTITSAVVMRDSDGKSRCFGFVNFENADDAAQAVQELNGKVFNDKELYVGRAQKKSEREMELKEKFEKNIQEVAEKFQNTNLYLKNLEDNVDDEKLRELFAEYGTITSCKVMRDANGVSRGSGFVAFKSAEDANRALTEMNGKMVGTKPLYVALAQRKEDRKAKLQAQFSQMRPVAMAPSVGPRMPMFPPGVPGVGQQLFYGQPPPAFINPQAGFAFQQPLMPGMRPGGPMPNFMMPMVQQGQQPQRPAGRRAGAGGMQQPMPMGGQQQMFPRGGRGYRYPTGRGMPDPGMHGVGAVMPSPYEMGGMPIRDAGVSQPVPIGALATALANAPPDQQRLMLGENLYPLVDQLEHEQAAKVTGMLLEMDQTEVLHLLESPDALKAKVAEAMEVLRSAQHLQQTNASPEQQLANLSLNDGVVSS